One genomic segment of Vulpes vulpes isolate BD-2025 chromosome 2, VulVul3, whole genome shotgun sequence includes these proteins:
- the LOC112934370 gene encoding protocadherin beta-14: protein MEIKGELTLRKRQVLIFFVLLGLSQAGPESVQYSVAEETEVGSFVANLARDLGLGVEELSSRETRVVSDDNEKHLHLDLLTGDLLLNKKLDREELCGSTEPCVLHFQMVLENPLQFFRAELYVKDVNDHSPTFLDKQILIKISESTITGTTFLLESAQDLDVGTNSLQNYTISPNSHFYIKIRDSSDGKIYPELVLDRELDHEEEPELTLTLTALDGGSPPRSGTTLVLIKVLDINDNAPEFAQSLYEVHVLEDTPVGSWIITIFANDLDAGNYGKISYTFLYASEDIRKTFEINPISGEVHLRSCLDFEVIQFYTISIQATDGGGLSEECTLLVKVIDINDNPPEVTISSFTKSIPENASETLVALFSVRDQDSGDNGRMVCSIQDELPFFLKPTFKNFFTLVSEKALDRETRSEYNITITVSDLGTPRLQTQHTITVTVSDVNDNAPAFSQTTYTLRVRENNSPALHIGTVSATDRDAGANAQVTYSLLPPRDPQLPLASLVSINADNGQLFALRSLDYEALQAFEVRVGAADRGSPALSSQALVRVLVLDDNDNAPFVLYPLQNGSAPCTELVPRAAEAGYLVTKVVAVDGDSGQNAWLSFQLLKATEPGLFGVWAHNGEVRTARLLSERDAVRHRLLVLVKDNGEPPLSASVTLHVLLVDGFSQPYLPLPDVAAAEARADPLTVYLVIALASVSSLFLCSALAFVAVRLCRRSGAASGGGCAVPEGHFPGHLVDVSGAGTLSQSYQYEVCLTGGSGTSEFKFLKPIIPSLPVPDTGRHTGENENFRNSFGFNIQ from the coding sequence ATGGAGATCAAAGGGGAGCTCACTCTGCGGAAAAGGCAAgtcttgattttctttgttttactggGATTATCTCAGGCAGGTCCTGAATCTGTGCAATATTCTGTGGCAGAGGAGACAGAAGTTGGTTCTTTTGTGGCCAATCTTGCAAGGGATCTAGGGCTTGGGGTGGAGGAGCTATCCTCACGGGAGACCCGAGTAGTGTCGGATGATAATGAAAAGCATTTACATCTTGATTTACTGACCGGGGATTTGCTCCTAAATAAGAAACTGGACCGAGAAGAGCTCTGTGGCTCCACTGAGCCCTGTGTGCTGCATTTTCAGATGGTTTTAGAAAACCCTTTACAGTTTTTTCGGGCAGAACTGTATGTCAAGGACGTAAATGATCACTCCCCCACATTTCTGGACaagcaaatacttattaaaatatcagaaagcaCCATTACTGGAACCACATTCCTATTGGAGAGTGCCCAAGATTTGGATGTAGGAACCAATAGTCTCCAAAACTATACAATTAGCCCCAATTCTCATTTCTACATTAAAATCCGAGATAGTAGTGATGGGAAGATATACCCAGAACTGGTCCTGGACAGAGAATTAGATCATGAAGAGGAGCCTGAGCTCACATTAACACTCACAGCACTGGATGGTGGATCTCCACCCAGGTCTGGGACAACTTTGGTTCTCATCAAGGTCTTGGACATCAATGACAATGCCCCTGAGTTTGCTCAGAGTCTCTATGAAGTGCATGTTCTGGAGGACACACCTGTTGGCTCCTGGATTATTACCATTTTTGCTAACGATTTGGATGCAGGAAATTATGGGAAAATATCATACACATTTTTGTATGCTTCAGAAGATATCCGTAAAACATTCGAAATCAACCCAATATCTGGGGAAGTTCATTTGAGATCATGCCTGGATTTTGAAGTAATACAATTCTACACTATAAGTATTCAGGCAACAGATGGTGGGGGTCTTTCAGAAGAATGTACTCTTCTGGTTAAAGTAATAGATATAAATGATAATCCACCAGAAGTGACCATATCATCATTTACAAAGTCAATTCCAGAGAACGCCTCAGAGACTCTGGTTGCTCTTTTTAGTGTACGAGATCAAGATTCTGGGGACAATGGAAGGATGGTTTGCTCTATTCAGGATGAGCTCCCCTTTTTTCTGAAACCAACCTTCAAGAACTTTTTCACTTTAGTTTCGGAAAAAGCACTGGATAGAGAGACAAGATCCGAGTACAACATCACCATCACCGTCAGTGACTTGGGGACCCCCAGGCTGCAAACCCAGCACACCATCACCGTGACGGTCTCCGACGTCAACGACAACGCCCCCGCCTTCAGCCAGACCACCTACACCCTGCGCGTCCGCGAGAACAACAGCCCCGCCCTGCACATCGGCACCGTGAGCGCCACCGACAGGGACGCGGGCGCCAACGCCCAGGTCACCTACTCGCTGCTGCCGCCCCGGGACCCGCAGCTGCCGCTCGCCTCGCTGGTGTCCATCAACGCGGACAACGGGCAGCTGTTCGCGCTCAGGTCCCTGGATTACGAGGCGCTGCAGGCCTTCGAGGTCCGCGTGGGCGCGGCCGACCGCGGCTCGCCCGCGCTGAGCAGCCAGGCGCTGGTGCGCGTGCTGGTGCTGGACGACAACGACAACGCGCCCTTCGTGCTGTACCCGCTGCAGAACGGCTCTGCGCCCTGCACCGAGCTGGTGCCGCGGGCGGCCGAGGCGGGCTACCTGGTGACCAAGGTGGTGGCGGTGGACGGCGACTCGGGCCAGAACGCCTGGCTGTCGTTCCAGCTGCTCAAGGCCACGGAGCCCGGGCTGTTCGGCGTGTGGGCGCACAACGGCGAGGTGCGCACGGCCCGGCTGCTGAGCGAGCGCGACGCCGTCAGGCACaggctgctggtgctggtcaAGGACAATGGCGAGCCGCCGCTGTCGGCCAGCGTCACGCTGCACGTGCTGCTGGTGGACGGCTTCTCGCAGCCCTACCTGCCGCTGCCGGACGTGGCGGCGGCCGAGGCCCGGGCCGACCCGCTCACCGTCTACCTGGTCATCGCCTTGGCGTCCGTGTCGTCGCTCTTCCTGTGCTCGGCGCTGGCGTTCGTGGCGGTGCGGCTGTGCAGGAGGAGCGGGGCGGCGTCGGGGGGTGGCTGCGCGGTGCCCGAGGGCCACTTTCCGGGCCACCTGGTGGACGTCAGCGGCGCGGGGACCCTGTCCCAGAGCTACCAGTACGAGGTGTGTCTGACGGGAGGCTCAGGGACCAGCGAGTTCAAGTTCCTCAAGCCCATTATCCCCAGTCTTCCAGTCCCTGACACTGGTAGGCATACAGGGGAAAATGAGAACTTCCGCAATAGTTTTGGATTCAACAttcaataa
- the LOC112934385 gene encoding protocadherin beta-18-like, with amino-acid sequence MEPGEKHSQQIRQVLLFFVFLGGSLVCSEPWRYSVAEELEIGSFIANIVKDSGLSVEDLVARGVRVIFDDYKPYLQLDQQSGNLLLNEQLDREALCHLTEPCILHFQVLFENPLQFFRAELWVKDINDHIPTFLDKHILLKISESTAPGTSFQMDSAQDLDVGKNGVQNYTLSPNPYFRLKVQDSDDGRKYPELLLDQSLDREKEPELKLKLTALDGGSPPRSGTTLVRVLVLDINDNAPEFERPVYEVQVPENSPVDSLVVRVSATDLDAGIYGELSYSFSHVSTDIRKTFEIHPISGEIHLKALLDFELIQSYTINIQATDGGSLSGKSAILVQVVDVNDNPPEILMTSLTSPIPENSSPEMVVAVFSLRDQDAGNNGRMVCSIQDDLPFLLRPTFKNFYTLVTNGALDRESQAEYNITITVSDLGTPRLQTQHTITVTVSDVNDNAPAFSQTTYTLRVRENNSPALHIGTVSATDRDAGANAQVTYSLLPPRDPQLPLASLVSINADNGQLFALRSLDYEALQAFEVRVGAADRGSPALSSQALVRVLVLDDNDNAPFVLYPLQNGSAPCTELVPRAAEAGYLVTKVVAVDGDSGQNAWLSFQLLKATEPGLFGVWAHNGEVRTARLLSERDAVRHRLLVLVKDNGEPPLSASVTLHVLLVDGFSQPYLPLPDVAAAEARADPLTVYLVIALASVSSLFLCSALAFVAVRLCRRSGAASGGGCAVPEGHFPGHLVDVSGAGTLSQSYQYEVCLTGGSGTSEFKFLKPAIPNLPPQECKMEESHTFKNSMEFI; translated from the coding sequence ATGGAGCCAGGAGAGAAGCATTCTCAGCAGATAAGGCAAGtactgcttttctttgttttcctcgGAGGGTCTTTGGTGTGCTCAGAGCCCTGGCGTTACTCTGTGGCAGAGGAATTGGAGATTGGATCCTTTATAGCCAATATAGTGAAAGACAGTGGTTTGAGTGTGGAAGACTTGGTTGCACGGGGGGTGAGAGTCATCTTTGACGACTATAAACCATATTTACAGTTGGATCAGCAGAGTGGCAACTTGCTCTTAAATGAGCAACTGGATCGGGAGGCACTTTGCCATCTCACAGAGCCGTGTATATTGCATTTCCAGGTATTATTTGAAAATCCTTTACAATTTTTTCGGGCTGAACTTTGGGTTAAAGACATAAATGATCATATTCCTACATTCCTAGACAAACACATACTTCTGAAAATCTCAGAAAGTACTGCTCCAGGAACCTCATTCCAAATGGACAGTGCTCAGGACTTGGATGTAGGAAAGAATGGTGTCCAAAACTACACATTAAGTCCCAATCCTTATTTCCGCCTTAAAGTACAAGACAGTGATGATGGCAGAAAATACCCAGAGCTGTTACTGGACCAATCTCTGGATCGAGAAAAGGAGCCTGAGCTTAAATTAAAGCTAACAGCCTTGGATGGCGGGTCTCCACCCAGGTCTGGAACTACACTGGTTCGTGTTTTGGTTTTAGATATCAATGATAATGCTCCAGAGTTTGAAAGACCTGTCTATGAGGTTCAGGTGCCAGAAAACAGCCCCGTGGACTCCTTGGTCGTCAGGGTGTCTGCTACAGATTTGGATGCTGGAATATATGGAGAACTATCTTACTCATTTTCCCATGTCTCTACAGACATACGGAAAACATTTGAAATCCATCCAATTTCTGGCGAAATCCATTTAAAAGCCCTTCTGGATTTTGAGTTAATTCAGTcatatacaataaatattcagGCCACTGATGGGGGTAGTCTTTCTGGAAAATCAGCAATCTTAGTTCAGGTTGTGGATGTGAATGACAATCCACCAGAAATACTCATGACATCTCTTACCAGCCCCATTCCTGAAAATTCGTCCCCTGAAATGGTGGTAGCGGTTTTTAGCTTACGAGACCAGGATGCTGGAAACAACGGGAGGATGGTATGCTCCATTCAGGATGACCTTCCCTTTCTCTTGAGGCCTACTTTCAAGAATTTCTATACCTTGGTAACAAATGGGGCGCTGGACAGAGAGAGCCAGGCGGAGTACAACATCACCATCACCGTCAGTGACTTGGGGACCCCCAGGCTGCAAACCCAGCACACCATCACCGTGACGGTCTCCGACGTCAACGACAACGCCCCCGCCTTCAGCCAGACCACCTACACCCTGCGCGTCCGCGAGAACAACAGCCCCGCCCTGCACATCGGCACCGTGAGCGCCACCGACAGGGACGCGGGCGCCAACGCCCAGGTCACCTACTCGCTGCTGCCGCCCCGGGACCCGCAGCTGCCGCTCGCCTCGCTGGTGTCCATCAACGCGGACAACGGGCAGCTGTTCGCGCTCAGGTCCCTGGATTACGAGGCGCTGCAGGCCTTCGAGGTCCGCGTGGGCGCGGCCGACCGCGGCTCGCCCGCGCTGAGCAGCCAGGCGCTGGTGCGCGTGCTGGTGCTGGACGACAACGACAACGCGCCCTTCGTGCTGTACCCGCTGCAGAACGGCTCTGCGCCCTGCACCGAGCTGGTGCCGCGGGCGGCCGAGGCGGGCTACCTGGTGACCAAGGTGGTGGCGGTGGACGGCGACTCGGGCCAGAACGCCTGGCTGTCGTTCCAGCTGCTCAAGGCCACGGAGCCCGGGCTGTTCGGCGTGTGGGCGCACAACGGCGAGGTGCGCACGGCCCGGCTGCTGAGCGAGCGCGACGCCGTCAGGCACaggctgctggtgctggtcaAGGACAATGGCGAGCCGCCGCTGTCGGCCAGCGTCACGCTGCACGTGCTGCTGGTGGACGGCTTCTCGCAGCCCTACCTGCCGCTGCCGGACGTGGCGGCGGCCGAGGCCCGGGCCGACCCGCTCACCGTCTACCTGGTCATCGCCTTGGCGTCCGTGTCGTCGCTCTTCCTGTGCTCGGCGCTGGCGTTCGTGGCGGTGCGGCTGTGCAGGAGGAGCGGGGCGGCGTCGGGGGGTGGCTGCGCGGTGCCCGAGGGCCACTTCCCGGGCCACCTGGTGGACGTCAGCGGCGCGGGGACCCTGTCCCAGAGCTACCAGTACGAGGTGTGTCTGACGGGAGGCTCAGGGACCAGCGAGTTCAAGTTTCTTAAACCTGCTATCCCCAACCTTCCTCCCCAGGAATGTAAGATGGAAGAAAGCCACACTTTTAAGAATAGCATGGAGTTCATTTAG